A portion of the Microbacterium hominis genome contains these proteins:
- a CDS encoding COX15/CtaA family protein, whose protein sequence is MSTISATPTTESGIVIRRPLRVLAWLSFLAEVIIIGTGGAVRLTGSGLGCSEWPLCTPESLVPLPEQGIHGIIEFGNRTMTGVVGLLALAVLLLTLAAIGGAALTLRAVWFAVGGIAAAVLAYAVTAPFGLPAFGFFSGALLLAVLVAMVDSLRRAPRRRDLAALAWVVLAGVMAQAVVGGLAVISDLNAFIVGFHYVSSLLLVCVTAAYLVRMHAVAGPRERAVPRWFAVLTHLTGLALAATILFGVLTTGSGPHSGDQNIIRTGFDATVLAHVHSWPGYILGVLVLVLTVSAWVGKLPVRVWLLVLTAAIVVQIAVGVWQAREGLPEVLVGIHMVLASLSAAAYTVVTMGLRQPVAADRDAHTRNA, encoded by the coding sequence ATGTCCACGATTTCCGCCACGCCCACGACAGAGTCCGGAATCGTCATCCGCCGCCCGCTGCGCGTGCTGGCCTGGCTGTCGTTCCTCGCCGAGGTGATCATCATCGGCACCGGCGGGGCCGTGCGACTCACCGGTTCGGGTCTGGGCTGCTCGGAGTGGCCGCTGTGCACGCCCGAGTCGCTGGTCCCGCTCCCCGAGCAGGGCATCCACGGGATCATCGAATTCGGCAACCGCACCATGACGGGGGTCGTGGGACTGCTGGCCCTGGCCGTGCTCCTGCTCACCCTCGCCGCCATCGGCGGCGCCGCGCTCACCCTGCGTGCCGTGTGGTTCGCCGTCGGCGGGATCGCCGCGGCCGTGCTCGCCTACGCGGTGACCGCCCCCTTCGGCCTTCCCGCCTTCGGCTTCTTCTCGGGCGCGCTCCTGCTGGCGGTGCTCGTCGCGATGGTCGATTCGCTGCGCCGCGCGCCGCGTCGACGCGATCTCGCCGCGCTCGCGTGGGTGGTCCTCGCCGGCGTCATGGCCCAGGCTGTCGTGGGCGGTCTCGCGGTGATCAGCGACCTGAACGCGTTCATCGTCGGGTTCCACTACGTCTCGTCGCTGCTGCTCGTGTGCGTGACGGCCGCGTATCTCGTGCGGATGCATGCGGTCGCCGGCCCGCGCGAGCGCGCGGTGCCGCGCTGGTTCGCCGTGCTCACCCATCTCACCGGACTCGCCCTGGCCGCCACCATCCTGTTCGGCGTGCTCACCACGGGCTCGGGTCCGCATTCCGGCGACCAGAACATCATCCGCACGGGCTTCGATGCGACGGTGCTCGCGCACGTCCACTCCTGGCCGGGCTACATCCTCGGTGTGCTGGTGCTCGTGCTCACCGTCTCAGCCTGGGTGGGCAAGCTCCCCGTCCGCGTCTGGCTGCTCGTGCTCACCGCCGCGATCGTCGTGCAGATCGCGGTCGGCGTGTGGCAGGCGCGGGAGGGGCTCCCCGAGGTCCTCGTCGGCATCCACATGGTGCTCGCCTCGCTCTCGGCCGCCGCGTACACGGTCGTCACGATGGGTCTGCGTCAGCCGGTGGCCGCAGACCGCGACGCGCACACAAGAAACGCATAG
- the sufD gene encoding Fe-S cluster assembly protein SufD: MTTSTQAPAVVPGSTAHTDGAWSLIPVQTRSERPRSFDPADFAVPTGREVNWKHTPVEAIATLFHDAASDDRDGDPAVDYNITAGDGVELGSLRIGESPRGDVFEPEDIVAAIAWSRTEDALHVRIADGAEIDAPVIVRMQGSGAGRRANAHVVVEAGANSHATVLLRHDGAAAFAQNVEIIVRDGAHLELVSLQQWDDDAVHAASHQARVERDATLRHIVVSFGGAVVRVNPSVELSGTGARGELYGLSYSDSGQHLESQVYLHHKGADTTGDVLYKGALQGEGARSVWIGDVLIGPDAVGTDSYEANRNLVLTEGARADSIPNLEIETGDIRGAGHASATGRFDDEQLFYLQARGIAEDEARRLVVLGFLVEIVQKVGVPALEEELVAAIETELAQEVGR, from the coding sequence ATGACGACCTCGACACAGGCACCCGCCGTGGTGCCCGGTTCCACCGCGCACACCGACGGGGCATGGTCGCTCATCCCCGTCCAGACCCGATCCGAGCGTCCGCGCTCGTTCGACCCGGCGGACTTCGCCGTGCCGACCGGTCGTGAGGTCAACTGGAAGCACACCCCGGTCGAAGCGATCGCGACGCTGTTCCATGACGCCGCGTCCGATGACCGCGACGGTGACCCCGCTGTGGACTACAACATCACCGCCGGCGACGGCGTCGAGCTGGGTTCGCTGCGGATCGGAGAATCGCCCCGCGGCGATGTCTTCGAGCCGGAAGACATCGTCGCCGCGATCGCGTGGAGCCGCACCGAAGATGCGCTCCACGTGCGCATCGCCGACGGCGCCGAGATCGATGCCCCTGTGATCGTGCGGATGCAGGGCTCGGGCGCCGGCCGCCGCGCCAACGCCCACGTGGTGGTCGAGGCCGGAGCGAACTCGCACGCGACGGTGCTGCTGCGCCATGACGGCGCCGCCGCCTTCGCGCAGAACGTCGAGATCATCGTCCGCGACGGCGCGCACCTCGAACTGGTGAGCCTCCAGCAGTGGGACGACGACGCCGTGCACGCGGCATCCCATCAGGCCCGCGTCGAGCGGGACGCGACGCTGCGCCACATCGTGGTGAGCTTCGGGGGCGCGGTCGTCCGCGTGAATCCGAGCGTGGAGCTCTCCGGCACTGGTGCGCGCGGCGAGCTGTACGGCCTCAGCTATTCCGACTCCGGTCAGCACCTGGAGAGCCAGGTCTACCTCCACCACAAGGGTGCCGACACCACCGGAGACGTGCTCTACAAGGGCGCGCTGCAGGGGGAGGGCGCGCGAAGCGTCTGGATCGGCGATGTGCTCATCGGGCCCGACGCGGTCGGCACCGATTCGTACGAGGCCAACCGCAACCTCGTCCTCACCGAAGGCGCGCGCGCCGACTCGATCCCGAATCTCGAGATCGAGACCGGTGACATCCGCGGCGCCGGTCACGCCTCGGCCACGGGGCGCTTCGACGACGAGCAGCTCTTCTACCTGCAGGCGCGGGGCATCGCCGAGGACGAGGCGCGACGCCTCGTCGTGCTGGGCTTCCTCGTCGAGATCGTGCAGAAGGTGGGCGTTCCCGCCCTCGAGGAGGAGCTGGTCGCCGCGATCGAGACCGAACTGGCACAGGAGGTCGGCCGATGA
- a CDS encoding ABC transporter ATP-binding protein, with protein sequence MSEHHTLAAEALTLSYGERTIVDGLDLHVPPGRITAIIGANGCGKSTLLRALARLLPPRTGRVLLDGKDLHGRPSKEVARTLGLLPQSPVAPEGIAVADLVGRGRHPYQKLLARWSERDYTVVAQSLEATGIAELADRSVDELSGGQRQRVWIAMALAQETDILLLDEPTTFLDVAHQVEVLDLLTDLNRDRGTTIVMVLHDMNMAARYADHIIAVQAGRIVADGPPAEVMTGELIRAVFDLDALVVPDPVSGTPIVLPRGRHHVLAPSAAPPPSPASPSTAAPAGAPHGS encoded by the coding sequence ATGAGCGAACACCATACGCTCGCCGCGGAGGCCCTCACCCTCTCGTACGGCGAACGCACGATCGTCGACGGACTGGACCTGCACGTCCCGCCCGGCCGCATCACCGCGATCATCGGCGCCAACGGCTGCGGCAAATCCACCCTGCTGCGCGCGCTCGCCCGGCTCCTCCCGCCCCGGACCGGCCGGGTGCTCCTCGACGGCAAGGACCTGCACGGCCGCCCGTCCAAGGAGGTCGCCCGCACGCTGGGGCTTCTCCCCCAGAGCCCCGTCGCCCCGGAGGGGATCGCGGTGGCAGACCTCGTCGGACGCGGCCGCCACCCGTACCAGAAGCTCCTCGCCCGCTGGAGCGAGCGCGACTACACGGTCGTGGCGCAGTCGCTGGAGGCGACCGGCATCGCCGAGCTCGCCGACCGCTCCGTCGACGAGCTCTCCGGCGGGCAGCGGCAGCGGGTGTGGATCGCGATGGCGCTCGCGCAGGAGACCGACATCCTGCTGCTGGACGAGCCGACCACCTTCCTCGATGTCGCCCACCAGGTCGAAGTGCTGGATCTGCTGACCGACCTCAACCGCGACCGCGGCACGACGATCGTCATGGTCCTGCATGACATGAACATGGCAGCCCGCTACGCCGACCACATCATCGCGGTGCAGGCGGGGCGCATCGTCGCCGATGGGCCGCCCGCCGAGGTGATGACCGGCGAGCTCATCCGGGCCGTCTTCGACCTCGACGCGCTCGTCGTGCCCGACCCCGTCTCGGGAACGCCGATCGTGCTGCCGCGCGGCCGCCACCATGTGCTGGCTCCGTCCGCCGCCCCACCGCCCTCCCCCGCATCCCCTTCGACCGCCGCGCCCGCAGGAGCACCCCATGGCAGCTAG
- a CDS encoding metal-sulfur cluster assembly factor: MTATLTPEKYDEVTEALKDVMDPELGINVVDLGLIYDLAWDDENDALVIHMTLTSAGCPLTDVLEEQTAQALDDIVERFRINWVWMPPWGPERITDDGRDMMRALGFAI; this comes from the coding sequence ATGACCGCTACCCTCACACCCGAGAAGTACGACGAGGTCACCGAGGCGCTCAAAGACGTCATGGATCCCGAGCTCGGGATCAACGTCGTCGACCTCGGTCTCATCTACGACCTCGCGTGGGACGACGAGAACGACGCCCTGGTCATCCACATGACGCTCACCTCGGCGGGCTGCCCGCTCACCGATGTGCTTGAGGAGCAGACGGCACAGGCTCTCGACGACATCGTCGAGCGCTTCCGCATCAACTGGGTGTGGATGCCGCCGTGGGGTCCGGAGCGGATCACCGACGACGGGCGCGACATGATGCGAGCGCTCGGCTTCGCGATCTGA
- a CDS encoding MFS transporter, whose translation MNAPVERPASVWGGSYLWVTVGAVALIFLAATQALAITTVMPVVSDDLDGAALYAAAFSGTLAASVIGMVVVGAWCDRGDVLAPLTTAVVLFVVGLVIAGLATSMPVLVAGRLVQGLGTGGQTVALYVVVARVYPGALHGRVFAVFSAAWVVPSLVGPALAGAVAELVGWRWVFLGVAILAVAAFALVAARLRGRHLAPDEPSHAPLARRLVCAVAVAAGALGVTLAGELDRFAGVAVVASLVLIIVSVRPLLPPGTLRLGRGLPSVVTMRGLISGALFGAEIYVPYLLIDEYGFSPVWAGAGLTAGAVAWAAASEVQGRYSDRIGTRRIAVIGVALLAGAIAAATVTAWWALWPGVIVAGWAAAGAGMGLMYPRLTVLTLAYSTPQNQGFNSAALSIAENVGAAMSIALLGLVFTALAGTGAAFATVFALATGLALLALVPGVRLGSPQFSDLPSRQ comes from the coding sequence GTGAACGCTCCGGTCGAGCGTCCCGCGAGCGTCTGGGGCGGCAGCTACCTCTGGGTGACGGTCGGCGCGGTCGCGCTGATCTTCCTGGCGGCCACGCAGGCCCTCGCGATCACCACGGTCATGCCGGTCGTCAGCGACGACCTCGACGGCGCCGCGCTCTACGCGGCGGCCTTCTCGGGGACGCTGGCGGCCAGCGTGATCGGCATGGTGGTCGTGGGCGCATGGTGCGATCGCGGCGATGTGCTGGCACCGCTGACGACCGCCGTGGTCCTGTTCGTCGTGGGCCTCGTGATCGCCGGACTGGCGACATCGATGCCGGTGCTCGTGGCGGGGCGCCTGGTGCAGGGGCTCGGCACCGGCGGGCAGACCGTGGCCCTCTACGTGGTGGTCGCGCGCGTGTACCCCGGTGCGCTCCATGGTCGCGTGTTCGCGGTGTTCTCGGCCGCGTGGGTCGTGCCGTCGCTGGTCGGTCCCGCGCTGGCCGGCGCGGTCGCCGAACTCGTCGGCTGGCGATGGGTCTTCCTCGGAGTCGCGATCCTGGCCGTCGCGGCGTTCGCGCTCGTCGCCGCTCGACTGCGCGGCCGGCACCTCGCGCCCGATGAGCCCTCCCACGCGCCGCTCGCGCGACGCCTCGTCTGCGCCGTCGCGGTCGCGGCCGGAGCGCTCGGGGTGACGCTGGCGGGCGAGCTGGACCGGTTCGCGGGCGTGGCGGTGGTGGCATCCCTCGTGCTCATCATCGTCAGCGTGCGACCGCTGCTCCCGCCGGGGACGCTCCGGCTCGGGAGGGGGCTGCCGAGCGTCGTCACGATGCGGGGCCTCATCTCGGGTGCGCTGTTCGGCGCCGAGATCTACGTGCCCTATCTGCTCATCGACGAGTACGGGTTCTCGCCGGTATGGGCGGGCGCCGGGCTGACGGCGGGCGCCGTCGCGTGGGCGGCCGCGTCGGAGGTGCAGGGCCGCTACAGCGACCGCATCGGCACCCGGCGGATCGCCGTGATCGGCGTCGCGCTCCTGGCGGGCGCGATCGCCGCCGCCACCGTCACCGCGTGGTGGGCGCTCTGGCCGGGCGTCATCGTGGCGGGATGGGCGGCGGCCGGCGCCGGCATGGGCCTCATGTACCCGCGACTGACCGTGCTGACCCTGGCATATTCGACGCCGCAGAACCAGGGGTTCAACTCGGCCGCGCTCTCGATCGCCGAGAATGTCGGCGCCGCGATGTCGATCGCGCTGCTGGGACTCGTCTTCACGGCGCTGGCCGGCACCGGCGCGGCGTTCGCGACGGTGTTCGCCCTCGCGACCGGGCTCGCGCTGCTGGCGCTGGTGCCGGGCGTTCGCCTGGGCAGCCCTCAGTTCTCGGACTTGCCGAGCCGCCAGTAG
- a CDS encoding non-heme iron oxygenase ferredoxin subunit, whose protein sequence is MSAQRVCALSDLEQDTATRVEVDGIAIAVVLDSNGEVHAIGDTCTHGDISLAEGFVDGETLECWAHGSAFSLRTGKPLNLPAYEPVPVFEVTIDGDDVLIDASVKLEVN, encoded by the coding sequence ATGAGCGCCCAGCGCGTCTGCGCCCTGAGCGACCTCGAGCAGGACACCGCCACCCGGGTCGAGGTGGACGGCATCGCGATCGCCGTCGTGCTCGACTCCAACGGCGAGGTGCACGCCATCGGCGACACCTGCACCCACGGCGACATCTCGCTCGCCGAGGGCTTCGTCGACGGCGAGACGCTCGAGTGCTGGGCCCACGGCTCCGCATTCTCGCTGCGCACCGGCAAGCCCCTCAATCTCCCGGCCTACGAGCCCGTCCCGGTGTTCGAGGTCACGATCGACGGCGATGACGTGCTCATCGACGCGTCCGTCAAGCTCGAAGTGAACTGA
- a CDS encoding MalY/PatB family protein, translating into MSVTPLETLPIDQLRQRSSTKWRKYPEHVLPLFVAETDYPLAPAITARLARAVELGDTGYTPPDPGIADAYVGFARRRFGWEVDAARIRTTCDVMMGVVELLRCVIDPGDRVVITTPVYPPFFDVIPEAGGVVEQVPLVDTGAGWELDLLGIEAALAGGARAVLLCNPHNPTGTVHTREKLAALADLAAGFGAAVVSDEIHAPLVHANAVFTPFLAASETAAKVGYAVVSASKAFNLAGLKCALMVTADPATADIVRAMPDEIEWRTGLFGALASVAAFAPDSDAWLDAQLAALDRNRRLLAELLDEHVPGARYRIPDAGFLAWVDLGALGWGDNPAVKIRRDADVALHFGPHFGPEGKGHVRINFGCAPEVLREAVARIGALVE; encoded by the coding sequence GTGAGCGTCACCCCCCTCGAGACCCTTCCGATCGACCAGCTGCGGCAGCGGTCGAGCACGAAGTGGCGGAAGTACCCCGAACACGTCCTGCCGCTGTTCGTGGCCGAGACCGACTACCCGCTGGCGCCCGCCATCACCGCACGGCTGGCCCGAGCGGTGGAGCTCGGCGACACCGGGTACACGCCGCCGGACCCGGGGATCGCCGACGCGTATGTCGGCTTCGCCCGGCGGCGGTTCGGCTGGGAGGTGGATGCCGCGCGGATCCGCACCACGTGCGACGTGATGATGGGCGTCGTCGAGCTGCTGCGGTGCGTGATCGACCCGGGCGATCGCGTGGTGATCACCACACCCGTCTACCCGCCGTTCTTCGATGTGATCCCCGAGGCCGGGGGAGTCGTGGAGCAGGTGCCCCTCGTCGACACCGGCGCGGGGTGGGAGCTCGATCTTCTGGGCATCGAGGCGGCGCTGGCCGGTGGCGCCCGCGCGGTGCTGCTGTGCAACCCCCACAACCCGACCGGCACCGTGCACACCCGCGAGAAGCTGGCCGCGCTGGCCGACCTCGCGGCCGGATTCGGCGCGGCCGTCGTGAGCGACGAGATCCACGCGCCGCTCGTCCACGCGAACGCCGTCTTCACGCCGTTCCTGGCGGCGTCGGAGACCGCCGCGAAGGTCGGCTACGCGGTGGTCAGCGCCAGCAAGGCGTTCAACCTCGCCGGCCTCAAGTGCGCACTCATGGTCACGGCCGACCCCGCCACCGCCGACATCGTGCGCGCCATGCCCGATGAGATCGAGTGGCGCACGGGGCTGTTCGGCGCCCTGGCGTCGGTGGCGGCTTTCGCTCCCGACAGCGACGCGTGGCTGGATGCGCAGCTGGCGGCGCTCGATCGGAATCGCCGACTGCTCGCCGAGCTGCTGGACGAGCATGTGCCGGGGGCGCGCTACCGCATCCCCGACGCGGGCTTCCTCGCGTGGGTCGATCTCGGCGCGCTCGGCTGGGGCGACAATCCGGCCGTGAAGATCCGGCGCGACGCCGACGTCGCCCTCCACTTCGGGCCGCACTTCGGACCGGAGGGCAAGGGCCACGTGCGCATCAACTTCGGCTGCGCACCGGAGGTGCTGCGCGAGGCCGTCGCGCGCATCGGGGCCCTCGTGGAGTGA
- the sufB gene encoding Fe-S cluster assembly protein SufB, whose protein sequence is MSDVLIDRPELEGLGVYEFGWHDADAAGAVAKRGIDESVVRGISALKSEPEWMLKTRLKGYQLFGRKPMPTWGADLSEIDFDNIKYFVRSTEKQAQSWEDLPEEIRSTYEKLGIPEAERQRLVAGVAAQYESEVVYHQIREDLEAQGVIFMDTDTALREHPEFFEEYFGTVIPAGDNKFAALNTAVWSGGSFVYVPKGVHVEIPLQAYFRINTENMGQFERTLIIADEDSYVHYIEGCTAPIYKSDSLHSAVVEIIVKKNARVRYTTIQNWSNNVYNLVTKRAVAHEGATMEWIDGNIGSKVTMKYPSIFLMGERAKGETLSVAFAGPGQHQDAGAKMIHMAPYTQSSIVSKSIARGGGRAGYRGEVRVDANAHHSANTVRCDALLVDTISRSDTYPAIDIRVDDVQLGHEATVSKVSEEQLFYLQSRGMPEDEAMAMIVRGFIEPIARELPMEYAMELNKLIEMGMEGSVG, encoded by the coding sequence ATGTCTGATGTGCTGATCGATCGACCAGAGCTGGAAGGCCTGGGCGTCTACGAGTTCGGCTGGCACGATGCCGACGCGGCGGGAGCCGTGGCCAAGCGAGGCATCGACGAGAGCGTCGTGCGCGGCATCTCGGCGCTCAAGAGCGAACCCGAATGGATGCTGAAGACCCGCCTGAAGGGCTATCAGCTCTTCGGCCGCAAGCCGATGCCCACGTGGGGTGCCGATCTGAGCGAGATCGACTTCGACAACATCAAGTACTTCGTGCGCTCCACGGAGAAGCAGGCCCAGTCGTGGGAGGACCTCCCCGAGGAGATCCGCTCCACGTACGAGAAGCTCGGCATCCCCGAGGCCGAGCGCCAGCGCCTGGTCGCCGGCGTCGCCGCGCAGTACGAGTCCGAGGTCGTCTACCACCAGATCCGCGAGGACCTCGAGGCGCAGGGCGTCATCTTCATGGACACCGACACCGCGCTGCGCGAGCACCCCGAGTTCTTCGAGGAGTACTTCGGCACGGTGATCCCGGCCGGCGACAACAAGTTCGCCGCGCTCAACACGGCGGTGTGGTCGGGCGGATCGTTCGTCTACGTGCCCAAGGGCGTCCACGTGGAGATCCCGCTGCAGGCGTACTTCCGGATCAACACCGAGAACATGGGCCAGTTCGAGCGGACGCTCATCATCGCCGACGAGGACAGCTACGTCCACTACATCGAGGGCTGCACCGCTCCGATCTACAAGAGCGACTCCCTGCACTCGGCCGTCGTCGAGATCATCGTGAAGAAGAACGCCCGCGTGCGCTACACGACGATCCAGAACTGGTCGAACAACGTCTACAACCTCGTGACCAAGCGCGCCGTGGCGCACGAGGGCGCGACCATGGAGTGGATCGACGGCAACATCGGCTCCAAGGTGACGATGAAGTACCCGTCGATCTTCCTCATGGGCGAGCGCGCCAAGGGCGAGACCCTCTCGGTCGCCTTCGCCGGTCCCGGCCAGCACCAGGACGCCGGCGCCAAGATGATCCACATGGCCCCGTACACGCAGTCCTCGATCGTCTCGAAGTCGATCGCGCGCGGCGGCGGCCGCGCCGGGTACCGCGGCGAGGTGCGGGTGGATGCCAACGCCCACCACTCCGCGAACACGGTGCGCTGCGACGCGCTGCTGGTCGACACGATCTCCCGCTCCGACACCTACCCGGCGATCGACATCCGCGTCGACGACGTGCAGCTCGGCCACGAGGCCACGGTCTCCAAAGTCAGCGAGGAGCAGCTGTTCTACCTGCAGTCCCGCGGGATGCCCGAGGACGAGGCGATGGCCATGATCGTCCGCGGCTTCATCGAGCCCATCGCCCGCGAACTGCCCATGGAGTACGCCATGGAGCTCAACAAGCTCATCGAGATGGGCATGGAAGGATCGGTCGGCTAG
- the sufC gene encoding Fe-S cluster assembly ATPase SufC, translating to MSVLEIRDLHVTVETEAGTTPILNGVTLTIRTGETHAIMGPNGSGKSTLAYTIAGHPKYTVTSGSITLDGEDVLEMSVDERARAGLFLAMQYPVEIPGVTVTNFLRTAKTAIDGEAPSIRTWTKDVKASMKNLRMDPKFAQRNVNEGFSGGEKKRHEILQLELLRPQIAVLDETDSGLDVDALKIVSEGVNRAKEATGLGVLLITHYTRILRYIHPDHVHVMIGGRIVEEGGPELADRLEDEGYDRFLPAGLEEPADAPADVASA from the coding sequence ATGTCTGTCCTCGAGATCCGCGACCTCCATGTGACGGTCGAGACGGAAGCCGGCACCACGCCGATCCTCAACGGTGTCACGCTCACGATCCGCACCGGTGAGACCCACGCCATCATGGGCCCCAACGGCTCCGGCAAGTCGACGCTGGCGTACACCATCGCCGGCCACCCCAAGTACACCGTCACGAGCGGATCCATCACGCTCGACGGCGAGGACGTGCTGGAGATGTCGGTCGACGAGCGCGCCCGCGCCGGCCTGTTCCTCGCGATGCAGTACCCGGTGGAGATCCCCGGCGTGACCGTCACCAACTTCCTGCGCACCGCCAAGACGGCGATCGACGGCGAGGCCCCCTCGATCCGCACCTGGACGAAGGATGTCAAGGCGTCGATGAAGAACCTGCGGATGGACCCGAAGTTCGCGCAGCGCAACGTCAATGAGGGCTTCTCGGGCGGAGAGAAGAAGCGCCACGAGATCCTCCAGCTCGAGCTGCTCCGGCCGCAGATCGCGGTGCTCGACGAGACCGACTCCGGCCTCGACGTCGACGCGCTCAAGATCGTGTCGGAAGGCGTGAACCGCGCCAAGGAGGCCACCGGCCTCGGCGTGCTGCTGATCACCCACTACACGCGGATCCTGCGCTACATCCACCCGGATCACGTGCACGTGATGATCGGCGGGCGCATCGTCGAGGAGGGTGGCCCGGAGCTGGCCGACCGCCTCGAGGACGAGGGCTACGACCGCTTCCTCCCGGCCGGCCTGGAAGAGCCCGCAGACGCTCCCGCCGACGTGGCCTCGGCCTGA
- a CDS encoding dinucleotide-utilizing enzyme has product MSARPRLARSIPFWGLITASLASAAAGALILVDKLGTMTTTLLDGTATGVEVYVGQSLAVLGAILIGAGVLGLLLAFTVGAIATLRPAAAVEVVEPLDDEIDEPVDAAPAGHGYERGLGYTSAIDTVDDEKEPAAAR; this is encoded by the coding sequence ATGTCCGCCCGTCCCCGCCTGGCCCGCAGCATCCCGTTCTGGGGCCTCATCACCGCTTCGCTGGCCAGCGCCGCCGCCGGCGCGCTCATCCTCGTCGACAAGCTCGGCACGATGACCACGACGCTGCTGGACGGCACCGCCACGGGCGTCGAGGTCTACGTCGGCCAGTCGCTGGCCGTGCTCGGCGCCATCCTCATCGGCGCCGGCGTGCTCGGCCTCCTGCTCGCCTTCACCGTCGGTGCGATCGCGACGCTGCGTCCGGCTGCCGCCGTCGAGGTCGTCGAGCCGCTCGACGACGAGATCGACGAGCCCGTGGATGCCGCACCCGCCGGCCACGGCTACGAGCGCGGCCTCGGCTACACCTCGGCGATCGACACGGTCGATGACGAGAAGGAGCCCGCCGCCGCCCGCTGA
- a CDS encoding siderophore-interacting protein: protein MAASTMRFFRVRVSAITDLTPSFRRFTFRGDDLAEYGDPGFDQRIKVVFPTEELGLDAMPTGDDWWDRWRTAPTEERLPFRTYTTRAVRHGLREVDVDMVAHEVVGPASAWIARAHIGDEVLILAPTTAHTGVSYGIDFVPPAATENVLLAGDETAAPAIAVILEQLPADATGVVVLEVPHEDDAAYLPAHPGFDVHVSARGDAARHVHLIPATEAAVATLAPEGRGAAVEEIDIDHDILWEVPRTAKGGAALKSAPLYSWLAGEAGAIKALRRHLVTDQGVDRRAVAFMGYWRLGKSEN, encoded by the coding sequence ATGGCAGCTAGCACGATGAGATTCTTCCGCGTCCGCGTGAGCGCGATCACCGACCTCACCCCGAGCTTCCGCCGGTTCACCTTCCGCGGCGACGACCTCGCCGAGTACGGCGATCCGGGATTCGACCAGCGGATCAAGGTGGTCTTTCCGACGGAGGAGCTCGGGCTCGACGCGATGCCCACCGGCGACGACTGGTGGGACCGCTGGCGCACGGCTCCGACCGAGGAGCGTCTGCCGTTCCGCACCTACACGACGCGTGCCGTGCGCCACGGCCTGCGCGAGGTCGACGTCGACATGGTCGCGCACGAGGTGGTCGGTCCGGCATCGGCCTGGATCGCCCGCGCGCACATCGGCGACGAGGTGCTGATCCTCGCCCCCACCACCGCGCACACGGGCGTCAGCTACGGCATCGACTTCGTTCCGCCCGCCGCGACGGAGAACGTGCTGCTGGCCGGCGACGAGACCGCCGCGCCGGCGATCGCCGTCATCCTCGAGCAGCTTCCCGCGGACGCCACCGGCGTGGTCGTCCTCGAGGTGCCGCATGAGGACGACGCCGCCTACCTCCCCGCCCACCCCGGCTTCGACGTCCACGTGAGCGCCCGCGGCGACGCGGCGCGGCACGTACACCTCATCCCGGCCACCGAGGCCGCCGTGGCCACGCTCGCACCCGAGGGTCGCGGCGCCGCGGTCGAGGAGATCGACATCGACCACGACATCCTCTGGGAGGTGCCGCGCACGGCCAAGGGCGGCGCCGCGCTCAAGAGCGCGCCGCTCTACTCGTGGCTCGCGGGCGAAGCCGGGGCCATCAAGGCTCTGCGGCGCCATCTCGTCACCGACCAGGGCGTCGACCGCCGCGCGGTGGCGTTCATGGGCTACTGGCGGCTCGGCAAGTCCGAGAACTGA